The Lacipirellula parvula genome window below encodes:
- a CDS encoding PEP-CTERM sorting domain-containing protein (PEP-CTERM proteins occur, often in large numbers, in the proteomes of bacteria that also encode an exosortase, a predicted intramembrane cysteine proteinase. The presence of a PEP-CTERM domain at a protein's C-terminus predicts cleavage within the sorting domain, followed by covalent anchoring to some some component of the (usually Gram-negative) cell surface. Many PEP-CTERM proteins exhibit an unusual sequence composition that includes large numbers of potential glycosylation sites. Expression of one such protein has been shown restore the ability of a bacterium to form floc, a type of biofilm.): MSVEHASSSAAALSRRAGYALAATVAATGSATDADGAVVYSGIQNISISQFNYQTLKIDGDNNVDIVLKNYVFTQGNYQGGTVSFAPGAVAGFAANGLNYASALNAGVTIDQSSLGGFAFSMAYGAKNPSAQFNNAVNKYLGFAFPIGSELHYSWIRVSVNQAAGTFVIHDWAWENQADVPIMTGAGGLGDFNVDGVVNGADFLVWQRSFGDTYDAADLEDWKSAFGNGVAAATTVAAVPEPGALGLLAAGAGGLEILRRRHGRRKSS, encoded by the coding sequence ATGAGCGTTGAACACGCTTCAAGTTCCGCGGCAGCGCTGAGCCGTCGCGCTGGCTATGCGTTGGCGGCGACTGTTGCCGCAACAGGTTCAGCCACTGACGCCGACGGCGCGGTCGTCTACTCCGGCATCCAAAACATTTCGATTTCGCAGTTCAACTATCAGACGCTCAAAATCGACGGCGATAATAACGTCGACATCGTGCTCAAGAACTACGTCTTCACGCAGGGCAACTACCAAGGCGGGACCGTTTCGTTCGCTCCTGGGGCCGTCGCTGGTTTCGCAGCAAACGGCTTGAACTACGCCTCGGCTCTCAATGCCGGCGTCACGATCGATCAATCGTCCCTGGGCGGGTTCGCATTCTCGATGGCGTACGGCGCGAAGAACCCTTCGGCGCAATTCAACAACGCCGTGAATAAGTACCTTGGCTTCGCCTTTCCGATCGGCTCGGAATTGCATTACTCGTGGATCCGCGTCAGCGTCAACCAAGCGGCCGGGACGTTCGTCATTCACGACTGGGCTTGGGAAAACCAAGCCGACGTTCCGATCATGACCGGGGCCGGCGGCCTGGGCGACTTCAACGTCGACGGCGTCGTCAATGGCGCCGACTTCCTCGTCTGGCAGCGCAGCTTTGGCGACACCTACGACGCGGCCGATCTCGAAGATTGGAAATCGGCCTTCGGCAACGGCGTCGCAGCCGCGACAACGGTTGCGGCCGTTCCTGAACCGGGCGCTCTCGGCCTGCTGGCGGCCGGGGCAGGGGGGCTCGAAATTCTGCGGCGGCGCCACGGACGCCGAAAGTCGTCGTGA
- a CDS encoding alkaline phosphatase family protein — translation MKPIEPVRSPGGPRRVLLVGWDAADWQMIHPLIEQGLMPTTASLLGTGAWGNLATTRPILSPMLWNTIATGKRPDQHGVHGFTEPTPDGSGVRPAASTSRKCKALWNILTQSGLRSNVVGWYASHPAEPIAGVMASNQFEQFTVADEVPSPVALHAIHPPELTEQLAAFRVLPGEIDATALLPFVPRAAQLLNQPEHRLGKLQHMLAQTATIHAVATHLMTSTEWDFTAVYYEGIDRFGHEFMHCHPPQMEQVSDAEFEAYRHCMTGIYRFHDMMLQTLLTLAGEETAVILMSDHGYFNDHLRPDPREGKSGPTDWHRPFGILAAQGPGIRRGSRLYGASILDVTPTVLHLLGLPAAYDMPGRVLAEVLENQTPRERIESWEEVEGDAGLHPPDLRIDPVENQTVLAQLAALGYVDAPSDDVQKTIRDTIACNQFNLAQSLADSRDFARAIKVLDGLDASVRDAGPTRLLAASCYLGVDDRAAARAAIEGLLAAAPNEPRLHMMLGTLEFAEGNAEAALRHLDIVAAAEPRLPGLHIKLGEVYLSTKRFERAIAAFEKALSIDPDSPVAYAGMGRAKLELGNPQAALDDALIAAELVHHFPRVHLTIGQALTALGDDAGAVEALELCVKQAPRFTDAHQALAGVYRNLGKIDKAMAAELRAKGTLA, via the coding sequence GTGAAGCCGATCGAACCAGTTCGATCTCCCGGCGGACCGCGGCGCGTGTTGCTCGTCGGGTGGGATGCGGCCGATTGGCAGATGATCCACCCGCTCATCGAGCAAGGATTGATGCCGACCACGGCGTCGCTCCTCGGGACCGGCGCCTGGGGCAACCTCGCGACGACACGGCCGATCCTCTCGCCGATGCTGTGGAACACCATCGCCACGGGCAAACGTCCCGATCAACACGGCGTCCACGGCTTCACCGAGCCTACGCCCGACGGCAGCGGCGTGCGCCCCGCGGCCAGCACCAGCCGTAAATGCAAAGCCCTCTGGAACATCCTCACACAGAGCGGCCTCCGGTCGAACGTCGTCGGTTGGTACGCCTCGCATCCGGCCGAGCCAATCGCCGGCGTGATGGCGTCGAATCAGTTCGAGCAGTTCACCGTCGCCGACGAAGTTCCGTCGCCGGTCGCCCTGCACGCGATCCATCCGCCCGAATTGACGGAACAATTGGCGGCGTTCCGCGTGCTCCCCGGCGAGATCGACGCCACGGCGCTGCTGCCGTTCGTCCCGAGAGCTGCGCAGTTGCTCAATCAGCCTGAGCATCGCCTCGGCAAGCTGCAGCATATGCTCGCTCAGACGGCGACGATCCACGCTGTCGCCACCCACTTGATGACCTCGACCGAGTGGGACTTCACCGCGGTGTATTACGAGGGGATCGATCGCTTCGGGCATGAGTTCATGCACTGCCACCCGCCGCAGATGGAGCAGGTGAGCGACGCTGAGTTCGAGGCCTATCGCCACTGCATGACGGGCATCTATCGCTTCCACGACATGATGCTGCAGACGCTGCTGACGCTCGCCGGCGAGGAGACGGCCGTCATCCTGATGTCGGATCATGGCTACTTTAACGACCATCTCCGCCCCGATCCGCGCGAAGGCAAATCGGGCCCTACCGACTGGCATCGTCCGTTCGGCATCCTCGCGGCCCAAGGCCCCGGCATTCGCCGCGGCTCACGGCTGTACGGGGCGAGCATCCTCGACGTGACGCCGACGGTGCTCCATCTGCTCGGCTTGCCGGCCGCGTATGATATGCCGGGCCGCGTCCTCGCCGAGGTGCTGGAAAACCAGACGCCGCGCGAGCGGATCGAATCGTGGGAGGAAGTCGAAGGCGACGCTGGCCTCCATCCGCCAGACTTGCGGATTGATCCGGTCGAAAACCAAACCGTCCTCGCCCAACTCGCGGCCTTAGGTTACGTCGACGCCCCCAGCGACGACGTGCAGAAGACGATCCGCGACACGATCGCTTGCAACCAGTTTAATCTTGCCCAGTCGCTCGCCGATTCGCGGGACTTCGCCCGCGCGATCAAGGTGCTCGACGGGCTCGATGCGAGCGTCCGCGACGCCGGGCCGACGCGACTGCTGGCCGCATCGTGCTATCTTGGCGTCGACGATCGCGCGGCGGCGCGCGCCGCCATCGAAGGGCTGCTCGCGGCCGCGCCGAACGAACCGCGGCTCCACATGATGCTGGGAACGCTTGAGTTTGCGGAGGGGAATGCGGAGGCAGCATTGCGGCATCTAGATATTGTCGCTGCCGCCGAGCCGCGTTTGCCCGGTCTTCACATCAAACTCGGCGAGGTTTATCTCTCCACGAAGCGGTTCGAACGAGCGATTGCTGCGTTTGAAAAAGCGCTATCGATCGATCCCGACAGCCCGGTCGCCTACGCAGGAATGGGCCGGGCGAAGCTCGAACTCGGCAACCCGCAAGCGGCGCTAGACGACGCGCTCATTGCGGCCGAATTGGTGCACCACTTTCCGCGCGTTCACCTGACGATCGGGCAAGCCTTAACGGCGCTCGGCGACGACGCCGGAGCGGTCGAGGCGCTAGAGTTGTGCGTCAAGCAGGCGCCCCGTTTCACCGATGCCCATCAGGCGCTCGCCGGCGTCTACCGCAACCTGGGAAAGATAGACAAGGCGATGGCCGCCGAACTCCGCGCGAAGGGGACGCTCGCTTGA
- a CDS encoding DUF1559 domain-containing protein encodes MPLASTSAVSIRRGFRGFTLVELLVVIAIIGVLVALLLPAVQAAREAARRSSCTSNLRQTGFAALNYESANKRFPCYLAGFDYSDPKATPDSQGRNHQHTGVLTMLLPYMEAQTVFTMFDSNVKVGIQTYDKPYYDLAKTVAWEASHANLSTLLCPSVGSEPPQTRRISKVWGFLGGGALKFSSEGFEPEFNIGITHYLGNAGVYGQVGPGLTYQMNGISRVVDDELIGLFGIRSKIRVGQVLDGMSQTMMFGEAPGTIGTSIPDDNVAGKFDGFTQGYAWAGWGTMPTEKGLDLAFEQNLAQGGNYLTKRWYYGSVHSGDVVLFCFADGSVHPLNKNIDKTLYLSLSTIRGEEAVSSDAL; translated from the coding sequence ATGCCGTTGGCATCGACGTCCGCCGTTTCGATCCGCCGCGGCTTCCGCGGCTTCACGCTCGTCGAATTGTTGGTGGTGATCGCCATCATCGGCGTGCTGGTCGCCCTACTACTCCCAGCCGTTCAAGCGGCGCGCGAAGCGGCGCGGCGGAGCAGTTGCACGAGTAATTTGCGGCAGACTGGATTCGCTGCGCTCAACTACGAATCGGCGAACAAGCGGTTTCCTTGCTACCTGGCTGGTTTTGACTATTCCGATCCGAAAGCGACGCCTGACAGTCAGGGACGAAATCACCAGCACACGGGCGTGTTGACAATGCTGCTTCCCTACATGGAAGCACAAACCGTTTTCACCATGTTTGATTCCAACGTCAAGGTTGGCATCCAAACGTACGACAAGCCCTATTACGATCTTGCCAAGACGGTCGCGTGGGAGGCCTCCCACGCGAACCTCTCCACACTCCTGTGCCCGAGCGTTGGGAGCGAACCGCCGCAAACCCGACGCATCAGCAAGGTCTGGGGCTTCCTGGGCGGCGGCGCTCTTAAGTTCAGCTCCGAGGGATTTGAACCCGAATTCAACATCGGCATCACCCACTACTTAGGCAATGCGGGCGTTTACGGGCAAGTTGGCCCTGGTCTCACCTATCAAATGAACGGTATTTCGCGCGTGGTCGATGATGAGCTAATCGGCCTCTTCGGCATCCGCTCGAAAATTCGCGTTGGACAAGTTCTCGACGGCATGTCGCAAACCATGATGTTTGGCGAAGCGCCTGGCACCATCGGCACATCCATTCCGGATGACAATGTTGCGGGCAAATTCGACGGCTTCACCCAAGGCTACGCTTGGGCTGGTTGGGGGACGATGCCCACGGAAAAAGGTCTCGACTTGGCGTTTGAACAGAATCTCGCGCAGGGCGGCAACTATCTCACGAAACGCTGGTACTACGGCTCCGTCCACTCCGGCGACGTCGTCCTCTTCTGCTTCGCCGACGGCTCGGTTCATCCGCTCAACAAGAACATCGACAAGACGCTGTACCTTTCGCTCTCCACGATCCGCGGCGAAGAGGCGGTGAGTTCCGACGCCCTGTAG